A single genomic interval of Alphaproteobacteria bacterium harbors:
- a CDS encoding DUF550 domain-containing protein, producing the protein MADRWQQLQDDIGVFTDKTFGESTPQSKAHHLAEEAMEAAADPSDIIEWADCTILLLDAVRKAGFTTDDLYAAVQRKMEINKSRKWGDKDQNGVVRHVK; encoded by the coding sequence ATGGCCGACCGCTGGCAGCAGTTGCAGGACGATATCGGCGTGTTCACCGACAAGACCTTCGGTGAAAGCACCCCGCAATCCAAGGCGCATCATCTGGCCGAAGAAGCGATGGAGGCCGCGGCCGATCCGTCCGATATTATTGAATGGGCGGATTGCACCATTCTGCTGCTCGATGCGGTGCGCAAGGCGGGATTCACGACCGATGACCTCTATGCCGCCGTGCAGCGCAAGATGGAGATCAACAAGTCCCGCAAATGGGGCGACAAGGACCAAAACGGCGTTGTCCGTCACGTAAAATAA
- a CDS encoding SPOR domain-containing protein, whose translation MSDISPKDEDNLGSFYMGRMRTPPEPRRLLPKGVLTGITLFAFTAIIWYAYPRGQEKFSGLDIPTISADKSVYKFKPENPGGMEVPHQDSTVFDPIDNRSADAARVEKLGAPPEEPVDKDAAISTAPIDKKMEKLNLESQLTTPVSEDTEKVIAPVAEEEPPAVTEEKPVVAKETKPAEKTKTVKAEVKPAAKPAEKSAAAAATAAPAAGGGNFIQLGSYKDIAAAKADWALLQRKFPQTLGKMKMRTQRVDIPGKGTFNRLQAGASSPARAVEVCKLLKGSGTSCIVVH comes from the coding sequence ATGAGTGACATCAGCCCCAAAGACGAAGACAACCTCGGTTCATTCTATATGGGCCGCATGCGCACGCCGCCGGAGCCGCGCCGTTTGCTGCCGAAGGGCGTGCTGACGGGCATTACGCTGTTCGCCTTTACCGCGATCATCTGGTACGCCTATCCGCGCGGGCAGGAAAAATTCTCCGGCCTCGATATCCCCACCATTTCGGCGGATAAGTCGGTTTATAAATTCAAGCCCGAAAATCCGGGCGGCATGGAAGTGCCGCATCAGGACAGCACGGTGTTCGACCCGATCGACAACCGCTCCGCCGATGCCGCGCGCGTCGAAAAACTGGGCGCGCCGCCCGAAGAGCCGGTGGACAAGGATGCCGCGATCAGCACCGCGCCGATCGACAAGAAAATGGAAAAGCTGAACCTTGAATCCCAGCTGACGACACCCGTGTCGGAAGACACCGAAAAAGTCATCGCGCCGGTGGCGGAGGAAGAACCTCCCGCCGTGACGGAAGAAAAGCCTGTCGTGGCGAAGGAAACAAAGCCCGCCGAAAAAACCAAAACGGTGAAAGCGGAAGTAAAACCAGCAGCAAAGCCTGCCGAGAAATCCGCAGCCGCAGCGGCGACCGCCGCACCCGCAGCTGGCGGCGGCAATTTCATCCAGCTGGGATCATACAAAGACATCGCAGCGGCGAAGGCCGACTGGGCTTTGCTGCAGCGTAAATTCCCGCAGACGCTCGGCAAGATGAAGATGCGCACGCAGCGCGTCGATATCCCCGGCAAGGGCACGTTCAACCGTTTGCAGGCGGGCGCATCGTCGCCTGCGCGCGCGGTTGAAGTGTGCAAGCTGCTAAAGGGCAGCGGCACCAGCTGCATCGTGGTGCATTAA